In Bifidobacterium actinocoloniiforme DSM 22766, a genomic segment contains:
- the rbfA gene encoding 30S ribosome-binding factor RbfA translates to MASGSNPRAVRIAALIQRVIASSLESKMHDKRLDGVTITEVRVTNDLQIAKVYWTQIGKPGHEQGERKRAQQALRQATGRLRSLVGAKAGLRLTPTLRFIYDEVPSQATEIEDALTIAQKRDQELQAARADAEYAGDPDPYKHDDEEDEAGDDPDRTADDDEGHDQAGWSDLDPEFGHAQEVED, encoded by the coding sequence ATGGCCTCTGGCAGCAACCCGAGAGCGGTACGAATCGCGGCACTGATTCAACGGGTCATCGCCTCATCCTTGGAATCCAAGATGCACGACAAGCGCCTGGATGGGGTGACGATCACCGAGGTGCGGGTCACCAACGACCTGCAAATCGCCAAGGTCTACTGGACCCAGATAGGCAAGCCCGGCCACGAGCAAGGCGAGCGAAAGCGCGCCCAGCAAGCCCTGCGCCAGGCGACCGGCCGCCTGCGCTCGCTGGTGGGCGCCAAGGCCGGTCTGAGGTTGACGCCGACCCTGCGGTTCATCTACGACGAGGTGCCCAGCCAGGCCACCGAGATCGAGGATGCGCTCACCATCGCCCAGAAGCGCGACCAGGAGCTCCAAGCGGCCCGGGCCGACGCTGAATACGCCGGCGACCCTGACCCATACAAGCATGATGACGAGGAAGACGAGGCCGGGGACGACCCCGACCGCACCGCCGATGATGACGAGGGGCACGACCAGGCTGGTTGGTCCGACTTGGACCCGGAGTTCGGCCACGCCCAAGAGGTCGAGGACTGA
- a CDS encoding CPBP family intramembrane glutamic endopeptidase: MKRSRKAASGRERALGQAESSLTPQLSPSQTWPSQSAESASRSTTRQARIRLNDQSGALIIYLVVMQLIGPAVAAALIVILQSMRKQMVSVDTVVSQIDGKYAGVMNLVCAATAFVFWIATHKRQIADPGPDGVFHRRLRRMTPWVLLGCMALLLTGQSLSTIYDQGFNWVIHRLSLRATTSSEMIEAASGSTAMFLYVSFFGPVVEEVVFRGVIMNSLKPYGKVFAIITSSTMFAFFHSDISQGLFAFCIGLVLGYVACEYSIFWSILLHIANNLLISNLGSMAVSSLPGPAKDWVDPVLLVGGLLLGALVLYLARGRVRGFILANRASKGIYASWGGLWFIVYLILQILVTAMEFAPSVS; this comes from the coding sequence ATGAAGCGGTCGAGGAAAGCGGCCAGTGGACGGGAGCGTGCCTTAGGCCAAGCCGAATCCAGCCTGACTCCTCAGCTCTCACCTTCCCAAACCTGGCCGTCGCAATCGGCCGAGTCGGCCTCCCGCAGTACGACCAGGCAAGCGCGGATTAGGTTGAACGACCAGTCGGGCGCGTTAATCATCTACCTGGTGGTCATGCAGCTGATCGGGCCAGCTGTGGCCGCGGCCCTGATCGTCATCTTGCAGAGCATGCGCAAGCAGATGGTGTCGGTCGATACTGTCGTCTCGCAGATCGACGGCAAGTACGCAGGGGTGATGAACCTCGTCTGCGCGGCCACCGCTTTCGTCTTCTGGATCGCCACCCACAAGCGTCAGATCGCCGACCCGGGCCCCGACGGGGTCTTCCACCGCCGTCTGCGCCGGATGACCCCCTGGGTGCTCCTGGGCTGCATGGCCCTGCTCCTGACCGGCCAGTCCTTGAGCACCATCTACGACCAGGGCTTCAACTGGGTCATCCACCGACTGTCTCTCAGGGCCACGACCTCCTCCGAGATGATCGAGGCCGCGTCCGGCTCCACGGCCATGTTCCTCTATGTCTCCTTCTTTGGACCGGTCGTCGAGGAAGTGGTTTTCCGGGGCGTGATCATGAACAGCCTCAAGCCCTACGGCAAGGTCTTCGCCATCATCACTTCGTCAACCATGTTCGCCTTCTTCCATTCCGACATTTCCCAGGGGCTTTTCGCCTTCTGCATTGGGCTGGTCCTGGGCTATGTGGCCTGCGAGTACTCGATTTTCTGGTCCATCCTCCTGCACATAGCGAACAACCTGCTGATTTCCAACCTGGGTTCCATGGCCGTGTCGAGCCTGCCCGGCCCCGCCAAGGACTGGGTCGACCCGGTCCTGTTGGTCGGCGGCCTCCTTTTGGGCGCCTTGGTCCTCTACCTGGCCCGGGGGCGCGTCCGTGGCTTCATCCTGGCCAACCGCGCCAGCAAGGGGATTTACGCCTCCTGGGGCGGCTTGTGGTTCATTGTCTACCTCATCCTGCAAATCCTCGTCACGGCAATGGAGTTCGCGCCGTCTGTGTCGTGA
- the truB gene encoding tRNA pseudouridine(55) synthase TruB, whose product MRSGILIVDKPQGVTSHDLVAAVRARLGMRRVGHAGTLDPMATGALIVGFGQATRLLNAIVGHDKTYEATIRLGQATDTDDADGEPLPAEPGAEELLSELTRQGVEAVIKEHYTGDIEQVPNVYSAIKVDGKRAYDLARAGQDVKLKARPVTISEFELLSYEPTRAADGAAVIDCRARVSCSSGTYIRALARDLGRELGVGGHLTALRRTRVGRFDLADPDMRARALTARVGERTYTDRQGQIRIRKRADLDQDRLELHRRALSLAEGAKLAMPTQPVSPKQAQELQHGRFVDLTLSGPTAALLAPTDGCEERLVAILEPYGVGRAKPRAVFTLDEG is encoded by the coding sequence ATGCGCAGCGGAATACTGATAGTCGATAAACCCCAAGGGGTCACCAGCCACGACCTGGTGGCTGCGGTGCGCGCCCGGCTGGGGATGCGCCGCGTGGGCCATGCCGGCACCCTGGACCCGATGGCGACTGGGGCCCTGATTGTGGGGTTCGGCCAGGCTACGCGGCTGCTTAACGCCATCGTGGGGCACGACAAGACTTACGAGGCCACCATCCGCCTCGGTCAGGCCACCGACACCGACGATGCGGACGGCGAACCATTGCCGGCCGAGCCGGGCGCTGAGGAGCTGCTGTCCGAACTCACCCGGCAAGGGGTGGAAGCGGTCATCAAGGAGCACTATACCGGGGACATCGAGCAGGTGCCGAACGTCTATTCCGCTATCAAAGTGGACGGCAAGCGGGCGTACGACCTGGCGCGCGCGGGGCAGGACGTCAAGCTGAAAGCCCGACCAGTCACTATCAGCGAGTTCGAACTACTGAGCTATGAGCCCACCCGGGCGGCGGACGGGGCGGCGGTCATTGACTGCCGGGCTCGCGTGTCCTGTTCGTCAGGCACCTACATACGCGCCCTAGCCCGGGATTTAGGCCGGGAACTGGGCGTCGGCGGTCATCTGACGGCCCTGCGCCGCACCCGGGTGGGGCGGTTCGATTTGGCCGACCCGGACATGCGCGCACGAGCGCTCACTGCACGCGTAGGGGAGCGCACCTACACGGACCGGCAGGGGCAGATCAGAATCCGTAAGCGGGCCGACCTGGACCAGGACCGGCTGGAGCTGCATCGGCGGGCTCTGAGCCTGGCTGAGGGCGCGAAACTCGCCATGCCGACCCAACCGGTGAGCCCAAAGCAAGCGCAGGAGCTCCAACACGGGCGGTTCGTGGACTTGACCTTATCCGGTCCCACGGCGGCCCTGCTCGCTCCAACTGACGGCTGTGAAGAGCGTCTGGTGGCCATACTGGAGCCATATGGGGTGGGTCGGGCCAAGCCCCGCGCGGTATTCACCCTTGACGAAGGCTGA
- a CDS encoding IclR family transcriptional regulator: MAHSSHAAAIDHTWLREAVQEARYRDADEPATDDGDIHSGVGVLDKTVKILEALENGPITLGQLVKATGLARPTAHRLATALERHRFVCHDEHGRFTLGSRFAELAAAAGEDRLLNAAGPILRTLLNRTGESAQIFRRQGEHRICIAALDRPSGLRDSIPVGAVLSMQAGAASQILLAWDSPERIHQILLRAKFSASRLADVRKRGWAESINEHEQGVCSISAPIRNPAGQVMAAIAISGPVERMSQAPGRHYAPLVMAAGKYLSDALQQSASSIGPRG, translated from the coding sequence ATGGCGCATTCTTCACATGCAGCAGCTATCGACCATACCTGGCTCCGCGAAGCCGTACAGGAAGCGCGGTACCGTGACGCAGACGAGCCTGCAACCGACGATGGCGACATACATTCCGGCGTCGGAGTGCTCGACAAAACAGTCAAAATCCTGGAAGCTCTGGAAAATGGGCCCATCACACTAGGTCAACTCGTCAAAGCCACCGGCCTCGCCCGACCCACGGCCCACCGCCTGGCCACCGCCTTGGAGAGGCACCGCTTCGTCTGCCACGACGAGCACGGGCGCTTCACGCTGGGCTCCCGCTTCGCCGAGCTGGCAGCCGCCGCTGGCGAGGACCGGCTCCTCAACGCCGCCGGTCCCATCCTGCGCACCCTGTTGAACCGGACCGGCGAATCCGCGCAAATCTTCCGCCGCCAGGGCGAGCATCGAATCTGCATAGCCGCCCTGGACCGCCCCTCCGGCTTACGTGATTCAATCCCCGTGGGCGCCGTGCTTTCCATGCAGGCGGGCGCCGCCTCGCAGATTCTACTGGCTTGGGACTCCCCCGAGCGTATCCATCAAATCCTGCTACGGGCCAAATTCAGCGCCTCCCGGCTGGCCGACGTGCGCAAACGCGGCTGGGCTGAGTCGATTAACGAGCATGAGCAGGGCGTGTGCTCAATCTCCGCCCCGATTCGCAACCCAGCGGGCCAAGTCATGGCCGCAATCGCCATATCCGGCCCGGTCGAACGCATGAGCCAAGCCCCCGGCCGCCACTACGCGCCACTGGTCATGGCTGCAGGCAAGTACTTGAGCGATGCCCTCCAACAGAGCGCTTCCAGCATAGGACCGCGCGGTTAA
- a CDS encoding metallophosphoesterase translates to MSDAHRFLSSQPGGVSEDDRRLSVSARLGRLQFHRSGKFRVLQFADVQEGPKVSKDTVRLIAAACDAARPDLVIFTGNQIAGYDSAFEKTFRKRRWSTRLDSVYSTGLTMSRWMGDALHGFMRPNQSAVPGQARGQEADSAPRREQELRASEDLVRQTIAQIVQPLVERGVPFAVTYGNHDFQCGLDTDRMDAIYREFPGCLNPESAAAAQSDLPRSLPASGMSDQRAYACEPGTFALPVAPVQGEAPVLGLVLLDSGDYARTGGYGSPSRRGLDFLRRAPGFIGQRSMVFQHMPLPQYYQLLKPVPATTANAIQGYRAFDSACYTLDEAKTLPGSFLGEGVSCPDHDSGEFAILKKADYFALFAGHDHRNGFVGSVDGVTLGVTPTCGFASYGPVPAKRSARLFEFDIRHPHQPRTQLLEFGRLVGRPSSNKAYTFALSHMPVSKGDAFDLLRKPRILAGSLATLAAGLVASLGSSGSGAVGDGERRGHSDR, encoded by the coding sequence ATGAGCGATGCACACCGATTTTTGAGCAGCCAGCCCGGCGGCGTCAGCGAGGACGACCGTCGCCTGTCTGTCTCCGCCCGGCTGGGACGCCTGCAATTTCACCGTTCCGGCAAGTTCCGGGTCCTCCAATTCGCGGACGTTCAGGAGGGCCCCAAAGTCTCCAAGGACACCGTCCGCCTGATTGCCGCCGCCTGCGACGCGGCCCGGCCCGATCTGGTGATTTTCACCGGCAACCAAATCGCCGGCTACGACTCCGCCTTCGAGAAGACCTTCCGCAAGCGCCGCTGGTCCACTCGCCTGGACTCCGTGTATTCCACCGGCCTGACCATGAGCCGGTGGATGGGGGACGCCTTGCACGGCTTCATGAGGCCCAACCAGTCCGCAGTCCCTGGCCAGGCGCGCGGACAGGAAGCCGATTCCGCCCCGCGCCGGGAGCAGGAGCTGCGGGCCAGTGAGGACCTGGTGCGACAGACCATCGCGCAAATCGTGCAACCCCTGGTCGAGCGGGGCGTGCCCTTCGCCGTGACCTACGGCAACCACGACTTCCAGTGCGGTCTGGACACCGACCGGATGGACGCCATCTACAGGGAGTTCCCCGGCTGCTTGAACCCGGAGTCCGCGGCGGCGGCCCAATCCGACTTGCCCCGGTCCCTGCCGGCCTCCGGCATGTCCGACCAGCGGGCCTATGCTTGCGAGCCTGGCACCTTCGCCCTGCCTGTCGCCCCCGTCCAAGGCGAGGCGCCCGTCCTGGGGCTGGTCCTGCTGGATTCGGGCGACTACGCGCGCACGGGAGGCTATGGATCGCCCTCACGGCGGGGCTTGGACTTCCTCAGGCGGGCGCCTGGCTTCATCGGACAGCGTTCCATGGTCTTCCAGCACATGCCGCTGCCCCAGTACTACCAGCTGCTTAAACCGGTCCCCGCGACCACGGCCAACGCCATCCAGGGCTACCGCGCCTTCGACTCCGCCTGTTACACCCTGGATGAGGCCAAGACCCTGCCTGGTTCATTCCTGGGCGAGGGCGTCTCCTGCCCGGACCACGACAGCGGTGAGTTCGCAATTCTGAAAAAGGCCGACTATTTCGCCTTGTTCGCGGGCCACGACCACCGCAACGGTTTCGTGGGCTCGGTGGATGGGGTCACGCTGGGCGTCACGCCCACCTGCGGGTTCGCCTCCTACGGCCCGGTGCCGGCCAAGCGGTCCGCCCGCCTGTTCGAGTTCGACATCCGCCATCCCCACCAGCCGCGCACCCAGCTCCTGGAGTTCGGAAGGCTTGTCGGACGGCCCAGTTCCAACAAGGCCTACACCTTCGCCTTAAGTCATATGCCCGTGTCTAAGGGCGATGCCTTCGACCTGCTGCGTAAGCCCAGGATCCTGGCCGGCAGTCTGGCCACCTTGGCGGCGGGGCTGGTCGCTTCGCTTGGATCCTCAGGTTCCGGCGCTGTCGGAGACGGCGAACGCAGGGGACACTCGGACCGTTAA
- a CDS encoding CPBP family intramembrane glutamic endopeptidase, which yields MTGRHAGCGKGHPRPGSRRILAKVPAVAASAPGRVDPQALSRSALAKVRDEVSSQAVFVFLYMVAMQLVGYALGIMLIAVRQLPRTGGIAFDRTVASLDGSSTAELYLFSTAIAFAFMVLYRREQVADPGPYGVFRRSSRSMTAPLMLTCLLLSLGAQSLSMFYDFGLSRTVGGLRETTLNGLGASALETVGSSPASPPMLLYSCLWAPVVEETVFRGAVLGSLKRYGRGFAVVTSSFLFALMHGSLSRSFFAFGLGLVLGFLACEHSLIWSIALHITSNLIAIFLPGLLRESLEARGLSGAGLEGGQAAFWAMIAALAALTLLVQRRSLVAFLRSERSAPNLYASWGSYWFLFVSGIQVALILWRLVH from the coding sequence ATGACGGGCAGACACGCTGGATGCGGCAAGGGTCATCCCCGTCCGGGGTCTCGTCGCATCCTCGCCAAGGTGCCAGCCGTCGCGGCATCTGCGCCCGGTCGGGTCGATCCGCAAGCCCTGAGCCGGAGCGCCCTGGCCAAAGTGCGGGACGAGGTCAGCTCCCAGGCCGTCTTCGTCTTCCTGTACATGGTTGCCATGCAGCTGGTCGGCTACGCCCTCGGAATCATGCTGATAGCGGTCCGACAACTGCCTCGGACGGGCGGCATAGCCTTCGATCGCACCGTCGCCAGTCTGGACGGTTCGTCCACCGCCGAGCTCTATCTCTTCTCCACCGCCATCGCCTTCGCGTTCATGGTCCTTTACCGGCGCGAGCAGGTCGCTGATCCGGGACCCTACGGCGTCTTCCGTCGTTCCAGCCGGTCCATGACCGCGCCGCTCATGCTGACCTGCCTGCTCCTGTCCCTAGGCGCCCAATCGCTGTCCATGTTCTACGACTTCGGCCTGAGCCGGACCGTCGGTGGCCTGAGAGAGACCACCTTGAACGGTCTGGGAGCCTCGGCCTTGGAGACCGTGGGCTCGTCGCCCGCCTCGCCGCCCATGCTCCTATACAGCTGCCTGTGGGCGCCGGTGGTGGAGGAGACCGTCTTCCGGGGGGCCGTCCTGGGCTCCCTCAAACGCTACGGGCGGGGGTTCGCGGTCGTTACATCCTCCTTCCTGTTCGCACTGATGCACGGCAGCCTCTCCCGGTCCTTCTTCGCCTTCGGCCTGGGTCTGGTGCTGGGTTTCCTGGCCTGCGAGCACAGCCTGATTTGGTCGATTGCCCTGCACATCACCTCGAACCTGATCGCCATCTTCCTGCCAGGCCTCCTGCGAGAGTCCCTGGAGGCCCGAGGTCTGTCGGGGGCTGGACTGGAGGGTGGGCAGGCGGCTTTCTGGGCGATGATAGCGGCCCTGGCCGCCCTGACCTTGCTTGTCCAGCGCCGCAGCTTGGTCGCCTTCCTGCGCTCCGAACGGTCGGCGCCCAACCTCTACGCCTCTTGGGGCTCCTACTGGTTCCTGTTCGTCAGTGGGATCCAGGTGGCCCTGATTCTGTGGCGCCTGGTCCATTGA
- a CDS encoding riboflavin kinase, which yields MNVSRLEPDTSGIVDWPTLSTRKQSVVSVGVFDGMHRGHRAVIERLVELAHEQGDYAVVIMFDPSPKRVHSYAATHGGAELPDGEPSADPDELMAAGERIRLMRGLGVDWVLSVGYSLAFAAKSYRYFLGSLAGTIGMRTLVLGQDASMGSGRVGDIRAIQELAEATGVFRLEVVDDAGPGLTWTPTCHIPVPQGPGEPADPLEGMNKAERRAWTKAHACKHVRAWSSSNVRSLLDQGRIGAADAVLGRPHVVEGEVVHGEQRGRALGYPTANISPDYSGYMPAEGVYAGWLVDLGPAEEAERDAKAASGDQDQERVAVSSLEARLAPGSPWRWPADISIGSKETFAEDGRTYERVLEVNAIAGDDWLELYGHRVRVEFLAYLRPQEKFADGDALADQLQRDAADSLRLAQEAAARS from the coding sequence ATGAACGTCAGCAGATTGGAACCGGATACCAGCGGGATTGTGGACTGGCCCACACTGAGCACTAGAAAACAGAGCGTGGTGAGCGTAGGCGTGTTCGACGGGATGCACCGAGGGCACCGGGCCGTCATTGAGCGGTTGGTGGAGCTGGCCCACGAACAGGGCGACTATGCGGTCGTCATCATGTTCGACCCCAGCCCCAAGCGCGTGCACTCCTACGCGGCCACGCACGGCGGTGCTGAACTGCCCGACGGCGAGCCCTCGGCCGATCCGGACGAGCTGATGGCTGCGGGGGAGCGGATTCGTCTGATGCGCGGCCTGGGGGTGGACTGGGTGCTGTCCGTAGGTTACTCCTTGGCCTTCGCGGCCAAATCATACCGGTACTTCTTGGGATCGCTGGCGGGCACAATCGGTATGCGCACGCTAGTGCTCGGGCAGGACGCGAGTATGGGCTCGGGGCGCGTGGGCGACATCCGCGCCATCCAGGAGCTGGCCGAGGCCACCGGCGTATTCAGGCTGGAAGTGGTGGACGATGCCGGTCCTGGCCTGACCTGGACGCCCACTTGTCACATCCCCGTCCCCCAAGGCCCGGGCGAGCCGGCGGACCCGCTGGAGGGGATGAACAAGGCTGAGCGGCGGGCCTGGACCAAGGCTCACGCTTGCAAGCATGTGCGGGCCTGGAGCTCCTCGAACGTGCGCTCGCTGCTGGACCAGGGCCGTATTGGTGCCGCCGATGCTGTGTTGGGGCGGCCGCACGTGGTTGAGGGCGAAGTGGTGCACGGGGAGCAGCGGGGCCGCGCCCTTGGCTACCCGACCGCCAATATCTCGCCTGATTACAGCGGATACATGCCCGCAGAAGGGGTGTATGCGGGCTGGTTGGTGGACTTGGGGCCCGCCGAGGAGGCCGAGCGCGATGCCAAGGCAGCCAGCGGTGACCAGGACCAGGAGCGCGTGGCCGTCAGCAGCCTTGAGGCTCGGCTAGCCCCCGGATCGCCCTGGCGCTGGCCCGCCGACATTTCGATAGGCAGCAAGGAGACTTTCGCTGAAGACGGGCGGACCTACGAGCGGGTCTTGGAGGTCAACGCCATAGCCGGCGACGACTGGCTGGAGCTGTATGGCCACCGGGTCCGGGTGGAGTTCCTGGCCTACCTGCGGCCACAGGAGAAGTTCGCCGACGGGGATGCGCTCGCCGACCAGCTCCAGCGTGACGCCGCTGATTCGCTCCGTTTGGCGCAGGAGGCCGCCGCTCGCTCCTAG
- a CDS encoding polyprenyl synthetase family protein, with protein MTDRQRELLKGDMQQVIGRLEREETSVEPYQQDYRRLLNNHGKMVRAALVLIFGRAQESDDARPFGPDSLLVTGAAAIEMLHLATLVHDDVLDGADVRRGQPTVHRIRGNKAAIYLGDLILSRYMEIMASIAPSTAFIREQAGTVCEIVGGELLQESGRGDLTVTRAYYERAIQGKTAALFRLACLTGVKLSASEPEEGLLAAASAFGEHLGMAFQIIDDIGDFDVVHDSGKPKLEDIQDRIYTLPVILGLESDPTFKQVLEADDPLKVLDYLQAHPDLIEGAKAQARSQVSQARQALSCAPMASPVAGLLDRLAAKLAAQA; from the coding sequence ATGACAGACAGGCAACGAGAGCTGCTCAAGGGGGACATGCAGCAGGTCATCGGTCGGCTGGAACGCGAGGAGACCTCCGTGGAGCCTTACCAGCAGGACTACCGCAGGCTCCTGAACAATCACGGCAAGATGGTGCGCGCCGCCCTGGTCCTGATTTTCGGCCGTGCCCAAGAGTCCGATGACGCCCGACCCTTCGGCCCTGACAGCCTGCTGGTGACCGGAGCGGCGGCGATAGAGATGCTCCACCTGGCCACGCTGGTCCACGACGACGTGCTCGACGGCGCGGACGTGCGGCGCGGCCAGCCCACAGTCCACAGGATCCGCGGCAACAAGGCGGCCATCTACCTGGGCGACCTGATTCTGTCCCGCTACATGGAGATTATGGCCTCGATCGCGCCCTCTACCGCGTTCATCCGCGAGCAGGCTGGCACAGTGTGCGAGATTGTGGGCGGTGAACTCCTGCAGGAGTCGGGCCGAGGAGACCTGACCGTCACCCGCGCTTACTACGAGCGCGCCATCCAGGGAAAGACCGCTGCCCTCTTCCGCCTGGCTTGCCTCACCGGCGTCAAACTGAGCGCGTCCGAGCCGGAGGAGGGTCTGCTGGCCGCTGCCAGCGCTTTCGGCGAACACTTGGGGATGGCCTTCCAAATCATCGACGACATCGGCGACTTCGACGTTGTCCACGACTCCGGCAAGCCCAAGCTGGAGGACATCCAGGACCGCATCTACACCCTGCCGGTCATCCTGGGCTTGGAGTCCGATCCCACCTTCAAACAGGTCTTGGAGGCCGACGACCCCTTGAAGGTGCTGGACTATCTCCAAGCCCATCCGGACCTGATTGAAGGCGCCAAGGCCCAGGCCCGCTCCCAGGTGTCCCAGGCCCGCCAAGCCCTAAGCTGCGCGCCAATGGCTTCCCCAGTCGCCGGACTCCTGGACCGCCTGGCAGCCAAGCTCGCCGCCCAAGCCTGA
- the murA gene encoding UDP-N-acetylglucosamine 1-carboxyvinyltransferase codes for MTAVNPKADVLHVVGGKPLTGSIHVRGAKNFVSKAMVAALLAPGVSILKNVPEIRDVQVVSDLLRLHGVSVDVEPEEGVVTIDATHVELADVADVDTLSGSSRIPILFSGPLLHRLGEAFIPALGGCKIGSRPIDFHLETLRKLGAKVDKEHEAGIHITAPDGLHGAKIHLPYPSVGATEQTLLAAVLAEGKTELSGAATEPEIMDLVAVLQKMGAQISVDVDRTIRIEGVKSLQGYRHTSLPDRIEAASWASAALATHGDIFVRGAHQPDMMTYLNVFRKIGGEFDVRDDGIRFWHPGGDLKPVAIETDVHPGFMTDWQQPLVVAMTQAKGLSIVHETVYENRFGFTKPLVQMGATIQLYRECLGSLPCRFQQRNFEHSAVIFGPTPLTGQDIDVPDLRGGFSHLIAALAASGPSEVHGISLIDRGYEDFRDKLVALGADID; via the coding sequence ATGACAGCGGTGAACCCTAAGGCGGACGTGCTGCACGTAGTGGGCGGCAAGCCTTTGACCGGCAGCATCCATGTGCGCGGGGCCAAGAACTTCGTCTCCAAGGCCATGGTCGCGGCCCTGCTGGCGCCTGGCGTCTCGATTCTGAAGAACGTGCCGGAGATCCGTGACGTGCAGGTGGTCTCGGACCTCCTGCGCCTGCACGGGGTAAGCGTGGACGTGGAGCCCGAGGAGGGCGTGGTCACGATCGACGCGACCCACGTGGAGCTGGCGGACGTGGCGGATGTGGACACCCTATCCGGTTCCTCCCGCATCCCGATCCTGTTCTCCGGTCCTCTCCTGCACCGCCTGGGCGAAGCCTTCATCCCGGCCCTGGGCGGCTGCAAGATCGGCTCGCGGCCCATCGACTTCCACTTGGAAACCCTGCGCAAGCTGGGGGCCAAGGTGGACAAGGAGCACGAGGCCGGCATCCACATCACCGCGCCCGACGGCCTGCATGGCGCGAAGATCCACCTGCCCTACCCCTCGGTCGGCGCCACTGAGCAGACCCTGCTGGCTGCGGTCTTGGCCGAAGGCAAGACCGAGCTGTCCGGCGCTGCCACTGAGCCCGAGATCATGGACCTGGTGGCGGTGCTGCAGAAGATGGGCGCGCAGATCTCCGTGGATGTGGACCGCACGATCCGCATCGAGGGCGTCAAGTCCCTGCAAGGCTACCGGCACACCTCCCTGCCCGACCGGATCGAGGCGGCCTCCTGGGCCTCGGCGGCCCTGGCCACCCACGGCGACATCTTCGTGCGTGGCGCTCACCAGCCCGACATGATGACTTACCTGAACGTGTTCCGCAAGATCGGCGGCGAGTTCGACGTGCGCGACGATGGCATCCGTTTCTGGCACCCGGGCGGTGACCTGAAGCCGGTGGCGATCGAGACCGACGTGCACCCCGGGTTCATGACCGACTGGCAACAGCCGCTAGTGGTGGCCATGACCCAGGCCAAGGGCCTGTCGATCGTGCACGAGACCGTTTACGAGAACCGCTTCGGCTTCACCAAGCCCCTGGTGCAGATGGGCGCCACCATCCAACTCTACCGGGAGTGCCTGGGTTCCCTGCCTTGCCGCTTCCAGCAGCGCAACTTCGAGCATTCGGCTGTGATTTTCGGCCCCACGCCACTGACCGGGCAAGACATCGACGTGCCCGACCTGCGTGGCGGCTTCAGTCATCTGATTGCGGCCCTGGCGGCCTCCGGGCCCTCCGAGGTGCACGGCATCTCGTTGATCGACCGGGGCTACGAGGACTTCCGCGACAAGCTGGTCGCCCTGGGCGCCGACATCGATTGA